In the Streptomyces spororaveus genome, GAGCGTGTACGGCAACGCCTTCTACCCCAAGCACCTCGACACGCGTGGCATAGCGGGCAAGCTGGACGTCATCAACTACTCGTTCGGCAACATCCACCCCACCAACCTCACCTGTTTCGAGGCGAACAAGGCGGCGGGCGACGACAACAACCCCAACGCCGGGGACGGCGCGGGCGACTCGTACGCCGACTACCAGAAGTCCTTCAGCGCCGCGGACAGCGTCAGCGGGGTCGCCGACAAGTGGGACCAGCCGATCGTCGGCGTCTTCAACCAGTTCAAGCAGCTGAAGGCCAAGTACCCCCACCTGAAGATCAACATCTCGCTGGGCGGCTGGACCTACTCCAAGTACTTCAGCGACGCGGCGAAGACCGACGCCTCCCGCAAGAAGCTCGTCTCCTCCTGCATCGACCAGTACATCAAGGGCAACCTCCCGGTCGAGGGCGGTTACGGCGGCCAGGGCGTCGCGGCCGGCATCTTCGACGGCATCGACATCGACTGGGAGTACCCGGGCTCGTCCGGCGGCCACCTCGGCAACCACTACGCCCCCGAGGACAAGCAGAACTTCACGCTCCTGCTCAAGGAGTTCCGCGAGCAGCTCGACGCCTACGGCCAGGCCAACGGCGGCAAGAAGTACATGCTGACCTCGGCGCTCCCGGCCGGCCAGGACAAGATCAAGTACATCGAGACGGACAAGATCGGCGCGTACCTCGACTACGCGAACATCATGACGTACGACATGCACGGCGCCTGGGACAGTGACGGCCCGACGTACCACCAGTCCCCGCTGTACTCCCCGGCGGGCGACCCGACCGACCCGATCGCGCCGGGCACCCAGAAGTACAGCATCGACAACGCGATCGACTCCTGGATCGACGGCAACCCGGCCTACGGCATCACCGGCGGCTTCCCCGCCAACAAGCTGACGCTGGGCTACGAGTTCTACTACCGCGGCTGGAAGGGCGTCCCCGCCGGGGCGAACAACGGCCTCGCCCAGTCCGCGACCGGCGCCTCCGGTGCCCGGCCCACCAGCCAGCAGGCCGGTATCGCCAACTACAAGGAGCTCGGCGGCCTCGTCGACAACGCCGCGACCAGCTTCTGGGACGACCAGGCCAAGGCCTCGTACTTCTACAAGGACGGCGAGTTCTTCACCGGCCTCAACCAGAAGTCCATCCAGGCCCGGGTCGACTACGGCAAGCAGCGCGGCCTGGCCGGCGCGATGATGTACTCCCTGCTCGGCCTGGACAACAACACCACGCTGCTGAACCAGATCTCGGACGCCCTCGGCGGCACCACCGTCCCGCCGACCACCCCGCCGACGACGCCTCCGACCACTCCGCCCACGACCCCGCCCACCACGCCCCCGACCACCCCGCCGACCACGGGCTGCGGCTCGACCCCGGCGTACGTCGCGGGCACGGTCTACACCGGTGGCAACGAGGTCTCCCACAACGGCCGCAAGTACAAGGCCCAGTGGTGGACGCAGAACGAGACGCCGGGCACCACGGGTGAGTGGGGTGTCTGGAAGGACCTCGGCGCCTGCTGATCTCCCCCCACCCCGCGCCGAGCGACACCTCCGCCCCGCCCCCTCGCCCGGGGCGGGGCGGAGGCGTTTCACCCGGGCGCAACCCGCCCTTCGGCCTCGTGGCGGTGCACCTGCCCGATGACGCCGTGCAGCAGGGTGCGTGCGCGGGCGATCTCGCCGGTGGGGATGCCGGCGGTCAGCACGCGGCGACCGTCCGCCCCGAGGCCGGCGGCTTTCCCCACCTCGCCGAGGCCCTCCGCGCGGACCTGTACCTACTACGGAGCCGACGGCGACAGCTACGTCGAGGCCTACCCGGCGGTCGAGGTCCGGATCTGACGATTCCGACCCCGGAGCGTAGGGGAGTCGTTACGCTCGGCCGCAGGCCGAATCCGGCCCCGACCCGCGTTTGCATGGGGGTGACCGTCCCTTGGTCCAGGCCCGCGACATCGATCCCAGCGCCTCGCCGCTGGACTACTACAGCTACGAGCTGCGCCGGCTGAGGGAAGAAGCGGGCCTGAAACAGGCACAGCTCGGCGCGATCATCTTCTGCACGGGCTCCCTGATCGGCATGATCGAGAACGGCAAGCGGGTCCCGACGCGCGACTTCTCGGAACGGGTGGACGCGGCCCTCGGCACGGACGGGCACTTCTCCCGCCTGGTGGGCCTGGTCCTGCGGAGCGTGCTCCCCACGTGGTTCCAGGCTTTCGCCGAGATGGAGGCCCGGGCGACGTTCATTTCCACGTTCCAGGCGCAGGTGGTCTACGGGCTACTGCAGACGGAGGCGTATGCGAAGGCTCTGGTGAGCGTGGAGTTTCCCGACCGCGCTGACGAGATCGCGGCGGCCCGAATGGAGCGTCAGCGCATCCTGATGCGTGAGGAGCCACCGGTGCTGCTGGTGGTGCTGGATGAGGCGCTGCTGCACCGAAACGTCGGCGGCCGTGAGGTCATGCGCAACCAGCTGGCCCACCTCTTGAGCTTTGCCGACAGGCCGTGGGTGCAGATTCAGGTGATGCCCTTCTCCGTCGGTGAACACACCGGCATGACGGGATCGTTCACCCTCCTTCGCTTCGATGGCGATCCCGACCTCTTCTACACGGAGAGCTATGACTCAGGGCATATGACGGCCAACGCGAAAGTGATCAAGGAGCGCTCCGTCGGATACGCTCGCTTGCAAGCCGATGCCCTTTCGCCAGCGGCCTCGGCCCTTCTGATCGCGCGCGTAATGGAGGAACGGTATGGGCACCAATCTGAACCTGACGGCCGTGCCGTGGCGTAAGTCGTCGTACAGCAGCACCAACGGCGGCGAGTGCGTCGAGTGCGCCCCGCTCGGCACCGCCGCCTGGCGCAAGGCCTCGTACAGCAGCACCAACGGCGGCGACTGCGTCGAGGTGGCCGCACAGCCCTGCCTGGTCGCCGTCCGCGACTCCAAGAACCCCGAAGGCCCCGCCTTCACCGTCGCCCCCGAGGCATTCACCGCCTTCGTCCGCAGCCTCTGACCGTACGCCGGAGCGGCAGCCCCCTCGGCGGGGGCTGCCGTAGGCGGTCCGCCCCGGCCGGGCAGTGGCCGGGGGCGGACCGCGGTCTCAGGGGTCAGACCTGGAACTGGCCGACCGTGATGAAGTAGCGGAGCTCCTCCGGGGTGCCGTCCACGACCTTCTGGGCCGCCGCGTACAGGGCGGCGCTGATGCCGGGGCGGGCCATGATCACGCCCACGGCGACGCGGTCGTCTTCGGCCTGGGCCAGACGCAGGCCGGTCTTCAGGAAGGCGGTCCGGTCGGCCGGGGTGCCGTCCATGGCCTTGTTGGCCTCGCGCTTGACGGCCTTGCCGGTGGCCGGGTTGGCGAACACGATCTTGGCGATGGCGACGCGGTTGTCCTCGTCCTGGGCGATCGCCAGACCGGTCTTCAGGAAGGCGGCGCGGTCTGCGGCGGTGCCGGTGAAGGCCTTGATGGCTTCGCGCTTGACGGCCTTGCCCGAGGCCGGGTCGCCGTAGATCGTGGCGATGGCGACGCGGTTGTCCTCGTCCTGCGCGATCGCCAGGCCCGTCTTCAGGAAGGTGCGCACGTCCTCGATGGTCCCGTCGAGGGCCTTGTTGGCTTCCCGGATGACGGCCTTGCCCGGCTTGGCGGCCAGGATCCGGCCGACGGCGACGCGCAGGTCGTGGTCCGACATGGTGTCGTACGGCGACTCCCCGGCGGTGACCGCGGCGACCTTGGCAGGGGCGGCGGCCGAGCCGGCGGCCAGGGCCGGCGTGGCGAGGAGCAGGGCCGGGGCCAGGGCGCCGACGGTCAGGGCGAGTGCGGTACGGGTGAGCTTCATGATGGTTTCCCCCATAGATCAAAGAAGTTGGTCAAGGGCCTTCGCCCCCGAATGCGGCCGGCGTACGAAGCCGGCGCCTGTCAGGCTCAGACCTGGAACTGGCCGACCGTGATGAAGTACCGGAGCTCCTCCGGGGTGCCTTCGATCGCCTTCACGGCCGCCGCGCGCAGGGCGTCGCTGAGGCCAGGGCGGGCGAGGATGCGGAAGGCTTCGACGCGGTCGTCCTCGGCCTGGGCCAGGCGCAGGCCGGTCTTGAGGAACGCGGTCCGGTCGGCCGGGGTGCCGTCGAGGGCCTTGTTGGCTTCGCGGGTCACGCCCTTGCCGGGCTTGCCGCCCAGGATGCGGAGGATGGCGACCATGTTGTCCTCGTCCTGGGCCTTCGCCAGGCCGGTCTTGAGGAACGCGATGCGGTCGGCCGGGGTGCCGTCGAGGGCCTTGTTGGCTTCGCGGGTCACGCCCTTGCCGGGCTTGCCGCCCAGGATGCGGAGGATGGCGACCATGTTGTCCTCGTCCTGAGCCTTCGCCAGGCCGGTCTTCAGGAAGGTGCGTACGTCCTCGGTGGTGCCGGCGAGGGCCTTGTGGGCCGCACTGGTGACGCCCTTGCCCGGCTTGCCGGCCAGGATGCGGTTGACCTCGGCGCGCAGTTCGGCGTCCGACATGGTGTCGTACGGCGACTCCCCGGCGGTGATCGCCGTGGCCTTGGCGGGCGCCGCCGCGGCCTGGCCGGCGGCGAGGGCCGGGGTGGCGAGGAGCAGGGCCGGAGCGAGTGCGCCGATGGCCAGGGCGAGTGCGGGACGGGTGAGTTTCATGGTGCTTTCCCCCACGGATCAAGGAACTTGGTCAAGAACCTTTGGCCCGAAGATCGTTACAAGGGGGATATGGCTTGTCCAACGCTGATAGGGGCCCTAGATGGCCCGAAAGCGGCGAAGTGGAACGGTTAGCGGGGGTGTTCCGCGCCCGGTCTGGTGCCGATCATCTCGGCGATCCGCTCCGGGGCCACCGCCCGCGAGTAGAGCCAGCCCTGACCCGTGTCGCAGCCCACCCGCCGCAGCCGTGCGGCCTGCCCGGCGGTCTCCACGCACTCCGCGGTCACCGTCAGGCCGAGCCGGTGCGCGAGCTGGACCAGGGCTTCCACGATGGTCTCGTCGGCCGGGTTGGGGTGCGTGCCCTCCTCGTAGCGGAATCCACGGACGAAGGAACCGTCCAGTTTCAGAACTGATACAGGCAGCCTGCTGAGGTAGGCGAGGTTCGAGTAGCCGGTGCCGAAATCGTCGATCGCGATCCGTACGCCCATGTCGCTGAGGGCCTGAAGTGCCTGGAGGGGACGGCCTGCCGAGCCCATCACCGCCGATTCCGTCAGCTCCAGCTGGAGCAGCTGCGGGGCGAGGCCCGTCTCGGCGAGGATCTCCGCGACGTCGCCCACCAGATCCGAGTCCCACACCTGGCGGACGGCGACGTTCACCGACACGAAGACGGGGGAGTCGCTGGGCTGCTCGATCTGCCAGCGGCGGGCCTGCCGGCAGGCGGTCCGCAGGACCCACTGCCCCAACTGGACGATGGACCCGTCCTCTTCGGCGATCCCGATGAACCGATTCGGCGTGAGTGTGCCGAATTGCGGGTGGTTCCAGCGCACCAGGGCCTCGACCCCGCGCACCGTGCCGCTCTCCAGGTCCACCAGCGGCTGGTACTCCAGCTCGAACTCCCCCCGCTCCACGGCCGGCCGGAGGGTGGAGGAGAGGGCCTGGCGGGTCATCCGGTGCGCGTTGCGCTCCGGGTCGAACAGCGTCCAGCGGGCCTTGCCGTCCGCCTTGGCCCAGTACAGGGTCGTGTCGGCGGCCTGCATCAGCCCGGTCGCCGAGGTGCCGGCCGCCGCGCGCTCCACGACCCCGATCGAGGCGGAGACCGACAGCCGCTGCCCGGCCAGGTCGAAGGGTTCCTGTACGGCGGAGAGCACGCTCCGCGCCAGGTCGGCGAGTTGTTCGGTGCCGGTGGAGTCCTCGACCAGGAGGGCGAACTCGTCGCCGCCGAGGCGTGCGACCAGATGTCCGCCAGTGCGCCCGTAGCCGGACTGGTCGGCGCACTGCGTCAGGCGGGCGGCGACAGCGGTCAGCAGCCGGTCGCCGACCCGGTGGCCGAGGGTGTCGTTGACGGCCTTGAACCCGTCGAGGTCCAGGTAGCACAGCCCGATCCGGCCGGTGCCGCCCCCGTGTTCGTACGAGGAGGCCTCCAGGGCGGCGGAGAGCCGCTCGAAGAACAGCGCACGGTTGGGCAGGCGTGTGACCGGGTCGTGCATCTGGAGGTGGCGCAGCCGGGCCTGGAGGTCGCGGCGGTCGCTGATGTCGGCCACCGACAGCAGGACGTCCCCGGTGCCGGGGACGGGTCCGAGGGTGACCTCGGTCCAGAGGGAGTGCCCGTCGGGGTGTTTGAGGCGGCGGGTGCAGCGCAGCCGTGCCTGCCGGCCGCGGAGCACCTCCTGGTAGGCGGCCCAGGTACGGGCCTCCGCGGCCAGGTCCACCAGGTCGGCGGCGGACCGGTGGACGAGCGTGTGGGGTTCGCTGCCGAGCAGCCCGGCGAAGGCCTGGTTGGCGGCGACCACGTAGCCCTCGCGGTCGACGACGGCCATGGCGAGGTGGGCCGCGTTGAAGGCGGCCCGGTAGTCGCGCAGGTCGGAGTCGGCGCGGTACGGCGACCCCGGCGTGGCCTGGGTGGCCGAAGTCGACGGCACTGCCGGCACTGCCGGGTGACGCTCCGTAATGGCCGATCGGATGCTGTCGGCCGCCGAACCGGTTCCTTCTGAGGTTCCGCTCACCGTTGGCTCCCGCAGTGTTCGTGAGTGTCCGCGCAGGAAAGTGTGCCGATCATAGAGGCTGGCGGACGGCCCTATCCAGCGGCGCCACCGGTTGAGACGGTTCAGTTCGCTGTGATGACGGCTCGTCGGCGTCAGGTCGGGCGATCGTTTCTGCGCGGCTCTGAACGTGCGGAGGCTTCCGCTGATCTCAGGTGATCGGTCGTGACGTTCTGTAGGCAGAGGCGTGAAGTTCGAGGGTCACCGACTTGCCGTATTAGTCACTCATGTGGGGCAGCGGAACTGGGCATTAGTAAGACAATCGCCTCAAGGTGGATGAACAGGTACGAATCCACCACCGGAGGTCGATGTGGCGCGACAGCAGACACCCGGGGGAGTGGAACGCTCCCGCGTCCGAAGTACCGCCGCGGCGCTCACCTCCCTGACGGCGCTCGCCGCCATGTCGCTCGTCGCCGGTCCCGCGGTGGCCGACTCCGGGGCCGGACCCTGCGCGCTCACCCGCACCTCGGCGCACCACTCCCTCGGCCTGGACACCTGGAACGGCGCCTACCCCAAGCCGGAACGCACGCTCAACGCCGTCATGGTCTTCCTCTCCTTCCCCGACCACCGCAGCGCCCTGACGACCGGGGAGATCGTCGGCGACTACTTCCCCGCCACCAGCGACTTCTTCGAGCAGGCCTCGTACGGGCGGTTCCGGCTGGTCCCGCACCCGCAGAAGCAGTGGATGCAGATGCCCAAGCCGTCCACCGCGTACGGCATAAAGCGCGACTGGGCCGCCTCGGACCGGGCGTCCTACCTGCGGGACGCGGTCGCCACCGCCGACGCCCAGGTGGACTTCCGCAAGTACGACGTCGTCTACTTCGTCGCCGACCCGGACGCGCCCGGAGTGGACTCCGATGCCACGAAGGTCGTCAACTTCGAGCACCCGATCGTCGCGGACGGCACGGAACTGCGGCGGATCGTCACCGTCTTCGAGCGCCACCCGCCGGACCGGAACGTCCTCGCCCACGAGACCGGGCACGTCTTCGACCTGCCCGACCTCTACCACCGGCCCACGGACGGCAAGGGGGACTGGGACACCTACGTCGGGGACTGGGACGTCATGGGCAGCCAGTTCGGCATGGCCCCGGACCTTTTCGCCTGGCACAAATGGAAGCTGGGCTGGCTGGACGCCTCCCAGGTGGACTGCGTGCAGTCGGGCTCCTCGATGCACACCCTGCAGCCGCTGGCCCAGGCGCCGCCGAGCGGCGGTACGGGCGGCACCCGGCTCGCGGTGATCCGTACGGGCCGCGGCAGCGCCATCGCCGTCGAGGCGCGGGGCTCGGCCGGCAATGACGGGGACACCTGCACGGAGGGCGTCCTGGTCTACCGGGTGCGCAACGAGGCCTCGTCGGGCGGCGGCCCGATCGAGGTCCTGGACGCGCACCCGTCGACGGAGGCGTGCTGGGACCGCTCGGTGTACCCGCCGCTGGCGGACGCGCCGATGGAGGTGGGCGAGACGTACACCGTGCCGGGAGAGCGGATCACCATCGAGGTGGCGGACCGCACCCGGTCCGGCGCGTACACGGTGAAGATCACGACATGACCGCGAGGCGCTCCGCGGGGCGCCCCCGGACAACGAAGAAGGCCCCCACTCGCGTGGGGGCCTTCTTCTGTCTGTGCGCCGCCAGGGACTCGAACCCCGGACCCGCTGATTAAGAGTCAGCTGCTCTAACCAACTGAGCTAGCGGCGCTTGTCTGACGTGGAAGACATTAGCAGGAGGATCCGCGGAACGAAAAATCGATATCCCCAGGTCCGGTCGGTGCGGGGCTGCGGGCCGCCCGTGCGAAGGCCCAGAGCAGGGCCTCGGGCCCGGGAAGCCAGGGCTCGCGCGCGTCGGGGGCCACGAGCCACCGGGACGGCCCGGGCGTGGCGGCCAGCGGCGGCACGGTGACGGCGTCGCCGCGGCCGTGGCACAGCGGCGCCGGGGCGGTCCGGGAGCCCCCCCACTCCTCCCACGCCAGCAGGGCGGGCAGTCGGTGGGCGGTGCCGGGTGCGGCGAAGAGCAGCATCCGGCCGCGGTGCACGGCGACCGGCCCGGAGCCGGGGCCCTCGGCCCAGAGCAGGTCCAGGACGCGGCGCCCGAGGACGAGCGGGACGTTGACGACGTCGAAGGGATCCCCGCAGGGCAGGGTGGCGGGCAGCCCGGGCCGCGCCTCCCACACCGCGAGGGTGCGCCGGGGCTGGGCGGCCGCGGAGGCGAGCCAGGCGGCTCCCTGCGGGGTGACGTGGGTGGCGGGCGCGGTGCGAGAGCGTTCGCCGCGCGCGTGGAGGGCGGTGCAGCCGGGAGCCGTCGTCAGCGTCGTCATATGCCACTGTCTACCCGCCGTAGCGAAGTAGTATCCCGGAGTTACCGGAAACCGGGACAGCGGAGCTGCCGTCGGAGTATGGTGCGCCGCGACCCGGACCCCTGGGGAGTGTCGTGCCGATCGGGCCGGGCTCGCGGGGTCCGGCCCGATCGGCAAGAGGCCCCCTACGGCGTGCCCGCGCCGCGCTGGAGGGTCTCGCCGAATTCGATCATCTTGAGGGCGTAGTCCTCGGTCCACTCCGCCTGCTCGGCGATCAGCGCCGGCGACAGCCGGTCGAACCGGCGGGGATCCGCCAGCTGGGCCGCCGCCAGGGCCTGGAACTCCACCGCCCGCTCCTGCGCGGCCCGGAAGGCCAGCGTCAGTTCGGTCGCACGGGTCAGCAGCTCCCGCGGGTCCTCGATCGACTCCAGGTCGAAGAAGTGTTCCGGGTCCGCCACGGACTCCGAGGGCTCGAAGAGCAGAGGCGCCGGCCGCAGCCGCCGCTCGGTCCGCTCGGGCTCTGCCATACGTGTCCTCCTGCTGCGCGTGCGACGTGATTCCGGGCCACCGTCCATTGTCCAACGCCACGCAAGACCCCTGCGCGACGGGCTGGAACACCCGTACGGCCGATGGGGCGCCCGAGCAGGCGGGTGGACTCGGGGGACGGGGGAGTCGTACAGGCGGTCGGCCGGGCGGTGGTCGGCGGTCACCCCGGAACCCACGTGCCCGTCGTCGGCGCGCTCCCGCGCCGACGACGGCGCGCGGGTCACACCGTGGCGGCCTCGGCGGCGCGCTTCTCCGCCAGTTCGGCGACGTCGTCCAGGACGCGGGCGAGCTCGCCCGCGAGCGCCTCCGGGGCCTGGAAGCCCTCGGGGCCGAGCAGCTTGGGGATGCCCGGGACCGCGACGGAGTGCTCGGCGGGCAGCATGCCCAGGCGGGTGAGGATCGGCAGCAGCATCTCTGCGGCCGGGACGCCGCCGGTGGGGCCGGCGCTGTAGCTGACGATGCCGACCGGCTTGCCCTTCCACTCGTTGTAGAGGAAGTCGATGGCGTTCTTGAAGGGGGCGGTGAAGCCGCCGTTGTACATCGGCAGGACGAAGAGGAAGGCGTCGGCCGAGTCGACCAGGGCGCTCCAGTCGCGGGTGTGCTGATGCGCGTAGTTGCCGGTGGAGGCGTATTCGGGCTCGTCGAGGAAGGGCAGGGCGATCTCGGCGAGGTCGACGGAGGTGACGTCGAAGTCGCCCCGCTCGCGGGCCTGCTCGGTGACCCAGGCGGCGAGGGGGCGACCGGAGGAGGTGGGGCGGGTGGCGGCGGAGACGACGTGCAGGCGGGTCATGGTGAAGACTCCCCGTTCGGTGCAATTGTTGATGTGTCACCTAATAAAACCGAGGATCTGGCTGACATGTCAACCAGATAAGTGATGTGTCACCGACCTGGCTAGAGTGGCGGACATGACCCCCGCACCGGAGCCAGGGCCCCGCTGGCTCACCGAGTCCGAACAGGACGCCTGGTATGCGTGGCGGCGGATGTTCCCGCTGGTCAACGCGGAGATCGCGCGCGACCTCACACAGGACAGCGGGCTCTCCGAGGCGGACTACGACGTCCTGTCGGTGCTCGGCTCCACGGACGGCCACCGCATGCGCGTCAGCGCACTCGCCGAGCTGATGCGCTGGTCCCGCAGCCGGCTGTCCCATCAGCTCACCCGCATGGAGCAGCGCGGCGCCGTCCGCCGCGAGGGGGTGGCCACCGACGGCAGGGGCGCGGAGGTGGTCCTCACTGACGCGGGCGTCGCCGTGATCACGGAGGCGGCCCCGCTCCACGTGGAGTCCGTGCGCCGCCACCTGATCGACGCGCTGACGCCGGAACAGCTGCGCACCCTGGCCGAGGTCGGCGAGGTGCTCCGCGAACGGCTGGGCGCCCGGCGCAAGGCCTGAACCGGCCGGTCGGCCGCCCCTGGTGCGCCCGCGGGTCTCAGACGGTGAATCCGGAGATCCGTACGTGCGCGACGCCTCCGTCCTCGTAGTCGAGCTCGACGTGCACCCCGTCCGCGAGCCGGTGGCCGTCCTCGTCCTTGAACGGCGTGGGGCCGTGCAGTTGCGGCTGCCCGCACGCGTCGGCGCTGGAGCAGTCCTCCGAGATCTTCGTGTCGGGGTAGGAGGCGCGCAGCCAGGCCGCCACCTCCTGGCGGGGCGCGCGGAAGTCCAGCTCGTACGAGGCGCTCATCCACTGGCCCGTGGTGCAGTTCCGGTCGCGCGTCCCCGCGGGCAGTTCGGCGGCGCGGGCGAAATGGGCCGCCTTGTCGCAGGGCACGCCCAAGTCGCCTGTGAAAGCGGCCCACCACAGGGACGCCCACCAGCCTCCGGCGGCCACTACCGCCGTCGCGCCGGTGATCGTGAGCCACATGGTGAGGCGCTTGCGTCGTACGGGCATGGCTGAAGAACTCCCTGGTCGCGTCTACTTGAACATGTTCAAGGATGCGATCGGGGGGTTCCTGGTTCCACATCCGCCCGAAGATCACAGTGCCTGAAGACCACGGTGAAAGAGCGGCCGGGCCGCGCGCACCTCCCCTACGGCCGCCAGGACACCCGGTGCTCCGCCAGATGGGCCAGCACCGAATGGTTCGCCTCCCAGCCGTCCGGGAATTTGACCGTCACGCCCAGCTGGACCGGCTCCGTCGAGGGATGGTCGTCCAGCAACTCCGCTATGCCCGCCCGGGCCACCACCACGCACGCGTGCCGGTGCCGGGACGCCAGCACGCACAGCCGGCCCGTCTCCAGGTGGAAGGCCGTCGCGTCCGGGCGGCCCGACAGCGGATGCAGCACCACCGTCAGGTCGTACTCGCGGCCCTGGAGCCGGTTCGCGGTGTCCACCGTGACCCCCGTGACACCGAGTGAGGCCAGCGCCGCGCGGACCGCGGCCGCCTGGTCACGGTGGGCCGTACCGACCGCGATCCGCTCCGCCGTCAGCGGAGCCGGATCCGGGGACTGCTCGTCGGAGGTCACCGCCCCGCGGTCCAGGGCCCGGCGGACCACCAGGGCCACCGCCCGCACCGCCTCCGGATCCGTGCGCGGGGTGTGCCGCGCGGGCAGCTCCAGCAGGCCCCAGCCCGCCTCGGCCGCCTCGTCCAGCACCCGGTCCGGGCCCGACCCGTCCGAGGCGACCCCGTACGACAGCCGCCGCTCGCCCGGACCCGTACCGCTGCGGAACTGCGTGTACGGGTAGAAGGCACGGGACACCAGCGGCGCCGCCGTCGCCGGGAGCCGCCACGACACCGGCAGCCGGTGCTGCGGCAGTTGCGGATTGTGCGCGAGCAAGGTGCTCACCGCCGAGGCGGAAGGATCGTAGGACAGGCCCGCCCACTGCTCCGCGCCGACCACGCTGAACGGGTCCAACTGCCCCGGGTCACCCACGAACAGCGCCCGCTCGAACAGCCCGGCCACCGCCAGCAGCGCGTCCGAACGCATCTGGTACGCCTCGTCGACGATGGCGTGCTGCCAGGGCTCGACATCCTTGACGAAAGCCCACTTGGCCGCCGTGGCAATGGTGATCGGCAGCTCCAGCAGGTCCTTCGGCTTGGCCGAGAGGGTGACCGAGGGCAGCTCGCGCAGCGCCGGATCGAAGGCGTCCCCGTCACTGCTGTGCAGCCGGCCGACCTTCAGCTCCGGGTCCTTGTCGGCGAGGCGCAGCACCAGGTCGTCGACCTGCGCGTTCGTCTGCGCCACCACCATCAGCCGGCGGCCGGCCGCGGCCAGCTCGCGGGCCGCGCGGACCACCAGCGTGGACTTCCCGGCCCCGGGAGGGGAATCGACGACCACGCCCCGCTCGGATCCGTGCAGGGTGTCGGCCAGGATCGCGGCGGTCGCCCGGGCGGCCGCCGCACCCGGGTCGAAGGGAGCGGTCGTGGTCACAGCAGGTCCTCGTCGGTCACGGAATCGGGCAGGGGAACAGCGCCCGCCGACCCGGGCGGACCGCCGTGCGTCCACGGGGTCTGCTCGGGCTCCGGGAGTTTCGGGCCGCCGCGCGCGTCGTGCTCGAAGAGCGTCCAGCAGAGCCGGTCGCCCTTCTCCGGCACGGACCCCGGCTCGGGATCCCGGCCGCGGCCCATCTTGTCGAGGAGCCGCAGCACCACCTGCCCGTCCCCGTCGTAGCGGACGAACTGCGCGCTCTGCGGGCGCCCGTCCAGCGAGCGGAACACCTTCCCGCCGCCCCCGCCCCCCTCGTCGGCGAGCTGCGGCCGGTCCTCCGTCACCACCGTCACCAGCGGGCGCGGACTCGGACGCTTCGACTCCGTCCACTCCATCACCACCTCGGTGACCTCACCGACGAAGGCCTCGCCCCCGAGCCGCCGCCCCGCCATCACCAGAGGGTCGTCCAGCGCCTCCTGGGCGTCGAGCCGCACCTGTTCGGTCTCCCGCGTGGCCAGCTTCTGGGCCGCCGTCACCGCGTCGTCGCGCCGCGGCTGCGGCGGCTCGCCCGCCCGCACACGGTCCCGGTGGCCCGTGTACGACCAGCGGTCGCGCGTCCAGCGTTCCTCCACGCGCTCACCCGGCGGCAGGGCCCGCAGCAGATCGAC is a window encoding:
- a CDS encoding ALF repeat-containing protein, whose translation is MKLTRPALALAIGALAPALLLATPALAAGQAAAAPAKATAITAGESPYDTMSDAELRAEVNRILAGKPGKGVTSAAHKALAGTTEDVRTFLKTGLAKAQDEDNMVAILRILGGKPGKGVTREANKALDGTPADRIAFLKTGLAKAQDEDNMVAILRILGGKPGKGVTREANKALDGTPADRTAFLKTGLRLAQAEDDRVEAFRILARPGLSDALRAAAVKAIEGTPEELRYFITVGQFQV
- a CDS encoding DUF397 domain-containing protein, with protein sequence MGTNLNLTAVPWRKSSYSSTNGGECVECAPLGTAAWRKASYSSTNGGDCVEVAAQPCLVAVRDSKNPEGPAFTVAPEAFTAFVRSL
- a CDS encoding ALF repeat-containing protein, which codes for MKLTRTALALTVGALAPALLLATPALAAGSAAAPAKVAAVTAGESPYDTMSDHDLRVAVGRILAAKPGKAVIREANKALDGTIEDVRTFLKTGLAIAQDEDNRVAIATIYGDPASGKAVKREAIKAFTGTAADRAAFLKTGLAIAQDEDNRVAIAKIVFANPATGKAVKREANKAMDGTPADRTAFLKTGLRLAQAEDDRVAVGVIMARPGISAALYAAAQKVVDGTPEELRYFITVGQFQV
- a CDS encoding putative bifunctional diguanylate cyclase/phosphodiesterase; its protein translation is MSGTSEGTGSAADSIRSAITERHPAVPAVPSTSATQATPGSPYRADSDLRDYRAAFNAAHLAMAVVDREGYVVAANQAFAGLLGSEPHTLVHRSAADLVDLAAEARTWAAYQEVLRGRQARLRCTRRLKHPDGHSLWTEVTLGPVPGTGDVLLSVADISDRRDLQARLRHLQMHDPVTRLPNRALFFERLSAALEASSYEHGGGTGRIGLCYLDLDGFKAVNDTLGHRVGDRLLTAVAARLTQCADQSGYGRTGGHLVARLGGDEFALLVEDSTGTEQLADLARSVLSAVQEPFDLAGQRLSVSASIGVVERAAAGTSATGLMQAADTTLYWAKADGKARWTLFDPERNAHRMTRQALSSTLRPAVERGEFELEYQPLVDLESGTVRGVEALVRWNHPQFGTLTPNRFIGIAEEDGSIVQLGQWVLRTACRQARRWQIEQPSDSPVFVSVNVAVRQVWDSDLVGDVAEILAETGLAPQLLQLELTESAVMGSAGRPLQALQALSDMGVRIAIDDFGTGYSNLAYLSRLPVSVLKLDGSFVRGFRYEEGTHPNPADETIVEALVQLAHRLGLTVTAECVETAGQAARLRRVGCDTGQGWLYSRAVAPERIAEMIGTRPGAEHPR
- a CDS encoding glycosyl hydrolase family 18 protein, with protein sequence MHIRKPLIAAAATAALAAGALASFAGLGTAQAADASAGAAAGGVRIAYYDQWSVYGNAFYPKHLDTRGIAGKLDVINYSFGNIHPTNLTCFEANKAAGDDNNPNAGDGAGDSYADYQKSFSAADSVSGVADKWDQPIVGVFNQFKQLKAKYPHLKINISLGGWTYSKYFSDAAKTDASRKKLVSSCIDQYIKGNLPVEGGYGGQGVAAGIFDGIDIDWEYPGSSGGHLGNHYAPEDKQNFTLLLKEFREQLDAYGQANGGKKYMLTSALPAGQDKIKYIETDKIGAYLDYANIMTYDMHGAWDSDGPTYHQSPLYSPAGDPTDPIAPGTQKYSIDNAIDSWIDGNPAYGITGGFPANKLTLGYEFYYRGWKGVPAGANNGLAQSATGASGARPTSQQAGIANYKELGGLVDNAATSFWDDQAKASYFYKDGEFFTGLNQKSIQARVDYGKQRGLAGAMMYSLLGLDNNTTLLNQISDALGGTTVPPTTPPTTPPTTPPTTPPTTPPTTPPTTGCGSTPAYVAGTVYTGGNEVSHNGRKYKAQWWTQNETPGTTGEWGVWKDLGAC
- a CDS encoding helix-turn-helix domain-containing protein, giving the protein MVQARDIDPSASPLDYYSYELRRLREEAGLKQAQLGAIIFCTGSLIGMIENGKRVPTRDFSERVDAALGTDGHFSRLVGLVLRSVLPTWFQAFAEMEARATFISTFQAQVVYGLLQTEAYAKALVSVEFPDRADEIAAARMERQRILMREEPPVLLVVLDEALLHRNVGGREVMRNQLAHLLSFADRPWVQIQVMPFSVGEHTGMTGSFTLLRFDGDPDLFYTESYDSGHMTANAKVIKERSVGYARLQADALSPAASALLIARVMEERYGHQSEPDGRAVA